A single genomic interval of Pan paniscus chromosome 18, NHGRI_mPanPan1-v2.0_pri, whole genome shotgun sequence harbors:
- the NRN1L gene encoding neuritin-like protein isoform X1 → MMRCCRCRCCCRQPPHALRPLLLLPLVLLPPLAAAAAGPNRCDTIYQGFAECLIRLGDSMGRGGELETICRSWNDFHACASQVLSGCPEEAAAVWESLQQEARQAPHPNNLHTLCGAPVHVRERGTGSETNQETLRATAPALPVAPAPPLLAAALALAYLLRPLA, encoded by the exons ATGATGCGCTGCTgccgctgccgctgctgctgccgGCAACCACCCCATGCCCTGAGGCCGTTGCTGTTGCTGCCCCTCG TCCTTTTACCTCCCCTGGCAGCAGCTGCAGCGGGCCCAAACCGATGTGACACCATATACCAGGGCTTCGCCGAGTGTCTCATCCGCTTGGGGGACAGCATGGGCCGCGGAGGCGAGCTGGAGACCATCTGCAG GTCTTGGAATGACTTCCATGCCTGTGCCTCTCAGGTCCTGTCGGGCTGTCCGGAGGAGGCAGCTGCAGTGTGGGAATCACTACAGCAAGAAGCTCGCCAGGCCCCCCATCCGAATAACTTGCACACTCTGTGCGGTGCCCCGGTGCATGTTCGGGAGCGCGGCACAGGCTCCGAAACCAACCAGGAGACGCTGCGGGCTACAGCGCCTGCACTCCCCGTGGCCCCTGCGCCCCCACTGCTGGCGGCTGCTCTGGCTCTGGCCTACCTCCTGAGGCCTCTGGCCTAG
- the NRN1L gene encoding neuritin-like protein isoform X2, whose protein sequence is MMRCCRCRCCCRQPPHALRPLLLLPLAAAAGPNRCDTIYQGFAECLIRLGDSMGRGGELETICRSWNDFHACASQVLSGCPEEAAAVWESLQQEARQAPHPNNLHTLCGAPVHVRERGTGSETNQETLRATAPALPVAPAPPLLAAALALAYLLRPLA, encoded by the exons ATGATGCGCTGCTgccgctgccgctgctgctgccgGCAACCACCCCATGCCCTGAGGCCGTTGCTGTTGCTGCCCCTCG CAGCTGCAGCGGGCCCAAACCGATGTGACACCATATACCAGGGCTTCGCCGAGTGTCTCATCCGCTTGGGGGACAGCATGGGCCGCGGAGGCGAGCTGGAGACCATCTGCAG GTCTTGGAATGACTTCCATGCCTGTGCCTCTCAGGTCCTGTCGGGCTGTCCGGAGGAGGCAGCTGCAGTGTGGGAATCACTACAGCAAGAAGCTCGCCAGGCCCCCCATCCGAATAACTTGCACACTCTGTGCGGTGCCCCGGTGCATGTTCGGGAGCGCGGCACAGGCTCCGAAACCAACCAGGAGACGCTGCGGGCTACAGCGCCTGCACTCCCCGTGGCCCCTGCGCCCCCACTGCTGGCGGCTGCTCTGGCTCTGGCCTACCTCCTGAGGCCTCTGGCCTAG